A DNA window from Ovis aries strain OAR_USU_Benz2616 breed Rambouillet chromosome 7, ARS-UI_Ramb_v3.0, whole genome shotgun sequence contains the following coding sequences:
- the RNASE10 gene encoding inactive ribonuclease-like protein 10: protein MKLTLVQIFFMMLLLLLGLGVGLGLGLQMAAAVLEESDQLLDEFLSSDSQDKAEATKEGLDSQSTETLLVSNKVVPPEDTIVNEDDVGGDRMLRAEVLSQSNKHYLRSDMMDRECNALMAPNLKSKDHPCIPQYVFIHEEPDTVKAVCKSPAVACDLKEGKCHKSPRPFDLTFCKLSKSGQVIPHCNYVTFILEKYILMSCSDMKVQITSKS from the coding sequence ATGAAGCTGACTCTGGTGCAGATCTTTTTcatgatgttgctgctgctgctgggcctaGGGGTGGGCCTCGGCTTGGGACTCCAGATGGCCGCAGCTGTCCTGGAGGAAAGTGATCAGCTACTGGATGAGTTTCTGTCCAGTGACTCACAGGACAAAGCTGAGGCTACCAAGGAGGGACTAGACAGCCAAAGCACAGAAACCTTGCTGGTTAGCAACAAAGTGGTGCCACCCGAAGACACCATCGTCAATGAAGATGACGTTGGAGGAGACAGGATGCTCAGAGCTGAGGTTCTTTCACAGAGCAACAAACACTATCTTAGATCTGATATGATGGATAGGGAATGCAATGCCCTGATGGCACCGAATTTGAAGTCAAAAGACCACCCTTGCATACCCCAGTACGTATTTATCCATGAGGAACCAGATACAGTCAAAGCTGTCTGTAAGAGTCCTGCTGTTGCCTGTGATCTCAAGGAAGGCAAATGCCACAAAAGCCCCCGTCCTTTTGATTTGACATTCTGCAAGTTATCCAAATCAGGCCAAGTGATTCCTCACTGTAATTATGTAACTTTTATTCTTGAAAAGTACATTCTTATGTCCTGTAGTGACATGAAAGTCCAGATAACATCTAAATCGTGa